Proteins from a single region of Crassaminicella profunda:
- a CDS encoding alpha/beta-type small acid-soluble spore protein, which translates to MANNNTKVVPEAKAALSQMKYEIANELGLNNYQGMDKGNLTARQNGYVGGYMTKRLVEMAEQQMSGK; encoded by the coding sequence GTGGCAAACAATAATACAAAAGTAGTTCCTGAAGCAAAAGCTGCATTAAGTCAAATGAAATATGAAATCGCTAACGAATTAGGCCTTAACAATTACCAAGGAATGGACAAAGGTAATTTAACAGCTAGACAAAATGGTTATGTAGGTGGATACATGACTAAGAGATTAGTTGAAATGGCTGAACAACAAATGTCTGGGAAGTAA
- the recG gene encoding ATP-dependent DNA helicase RecG → MNDLKKSVQFMKGVGPKKSKYLEKIGIYSIEDVLYAFPRQYEDRSKMKNVMDAKNDEQITIKVVVGGSIEEKSIRKGLKIYKVPVKDHTATAYAVFYNSPFIKNVLKRGDIIYLHGKVKRGFGQIQILHPTYEHVDERGKTINRIVPIYGLTHGLTQKDIQNLSMNVFNLYEKTINEYLPKDTIKRNRLCHIQYALRNIHFPSSVKALKIAKFRLIFEELLILQTGLWLIKNKFNHNKEGIVFKETPQVDQLLNSLPFQLTNAQSKVLKEIEKDMESGKVMNRLVQGDVGSGKTIIALISLYKAFLNGYQGVLMAPTEILAEQHLYAAKELLEPLGVNVELLSGSIKKKRKEEILKSLEIGEINIIIGTHALIQENVYFYKLGLVITDEQHRFGVRQRRILSSKGLNPDVLVMTATPIPRTLALILYGDLDISIIDELPPGRKKIKTYCVDEKKRSKIYDFAKGEIESGRQVYIVAPLVEESENIEAKSAQELYMELKATYLKDFTIGLLHGKMKGQEKEEIMDGFKKGEIQVLVSTTVIEVGVNVPNASVMIIENSERFGLAQLHQLRGRVGRGEYQSYCVLVNYSKNPLSKERMKIMEETNNGFIIAEKDLELRGPGEFFGTRQHGLPELKIANLFKHMKILKQVQNEAKVLMNEDQTLSLEKNLILKNKIIDQFGKNIEQINL, encoded by the coding sequence ATGAATGATTTAAAAAAATCTGTTCAATTTATGAAAGGTGTAGGACCAAAAAAGTCAAAATATCTAGAAAAAATAGGGATTTACAGTATAGAGGATGTATTGTATGCTTTTCCAAGACAATATGAAGATAGAAGTAAGATGAAAAATGTTATGGATGCTAAAAATGACGAACAAATTACTATAAAGGTTGTTGTAGGGGGAAGTATAGAAGAAAAATCTATTCGAAAAGGATTGAAAATTTATAAAGTTCCGGTAAAAGATCATACTGCAACAGCTTATGCAGTCTTTTATAATTCTCCTTTTATCAAAAATGTATTAAAAAGAGGAGATATTATTTATTTACATGGAAAAGTAAAACGGGGATTTGGGCAGATACAAATATTACATCCAACTTATGAGCATGTAGATGAAAGGGGAAAAACCATAAATAGAATTGTTCCTATTTATGGTCTTACCCATGGACTTACACAAAAAGATATACAAAATTTAAGTATGAATGTATTTAATTTATATGAAAAGACAATCAATGAATATCTTCCTAAGGATACCATAAAAAGAAATAGACTATGCCATATACAATATGCTCTTCGTAATATTCATTTTCCAAGTTCGGTAAAGGCTTTGAAAATTGCAAAGTTCAGATTGATTTTTGAAGAATTATTGATTCTACAGACTGGTTTATGGTTAATTAAGAATAAATTTAATCATAATAAAGAAGGTATTGTTTTTAAGGAAACACCTCAAGTAGATCAATTGTTAAATTCACTACCCTTTCAGTTAACAAATGCTCAATCAAAGGTTTTAAAAGAAATAGAAAAGGATATGGAAAGTGGAAAAGTAATGAATCGTCTTGTGCAAGGGGATGTAGGATCAGGAAAAACAATTATTGCACTGATTTCCCTATATAAGGCCTTTTTAAATGGATATCAGGGCGTTTTGATGGCTCCTACAGAAATATTAGCAGAACAGCATCTTTACGCAGCAAAAGAGCTATTAGAGCCATTAGGTGTGAACGTGGAGTTGCTATCTGGAAGCATTAAAAAAAAGCGAAAAGAAGAAATATTAAAATCATTAGAAATTGGAGAAATCAACATTATTATAGGAACCCATGCTTTGATTCAAGAAAATGTATATTTTTATAAGCTGGGTCTTGTGATTACAGATGAGCAACATCGATTTGGGGTGAGGCAAAGACGTATATTATCAAGTAAAGGGCTAAATCCTGATGTGCTTGTTATGACGGCTACTCCAATTCCTAGAACTCTTGCTCTAATTCTTTATGGGGATTTAGATATATCCATTATAGATGAATTACCTCCAGGAAGAAAAAAAATAAAGACTTATTGTGTAGATGAAAAGAAAAGAAGTAAAATTTATGATTTTGCCAAAGGTGAAATTGAATCAGGACGACAAGTATATATTGTAGCACCACTGGTTGAGGAATCTGAAAATATTGAGGCAAAATCTGCTCAAGAATTATATATGGAACTAAAAGCAACTTATTTAAAAGATTTTACAATAGGATTATTACATGGAAAGATGAAAGGGCAAGAAAAAGAAGAAATCATGGATGGTTTTAAAAAAGGAGAAATACAAGTTCTTGTATCTACTACAGTAATAGAAGTAGGAGTGAATGTGCCCAATGCATCTGTTATGATTATTGAAAATAGTGAAAGATTTGGATTAGCACAATTGCATCAATTAAGAGGAAGAGTAGGTAGAGGAGAGTATCAATCCTATTGTGTTTTAGTTAATTATAGTAAAAATCCTTTGTCAAAAGAACGAATGAAGATTATGGAAGAAACCAATAATGGATTTATTATTGCTGAAAAAGATTTAGAACTAAGAGGACCTGGTGAATTTTTTGGGACAAGACAGCATGGGCTGCCGGAACTAAAAATAGCGAATTTATTTAAACATATGAAAATATTAAAACAAGTTCAAAATGAAGCTAAAGTCCTAATGAATGAAGATCAAACCTTATCATTAGAAAAAAATTTAATTTTAAAAAATAAAATTATTGATCAGTTTGGTAAGAATATAGAACAAATTAATTTATGA
- a CDS encoding DAK2 domain-containing protein, producing the protein MFVQGASVLDGNKSTVDALNVFPVPDGDTGTNMSLTMNGAAKEVKEVRINTIDYIVEAIANGSLMGARGNSGVILSQLFRGFAKVCKGKEVLTIVDLADAFKSASDTAYKAVMKPIEGTILTVARVIGEKAIELSKEEMYIDEFLYQLIEYGEQVLNKTPEMLAVLKEAGVVDAGGKGLIFIFNGFYEAITGKEVIIEEPTIVDLEKVEGEDIKDITFGYCTEFIIKGDHVNIEKFKEKIGGYGDCMLVVGDETLVKVHIHTNHPGIVLEEGLKLGELTRLKIDNMRQQHENKVFEDVNEENNTEIKEFGMIAVTMGEGLTDIFKDLNVDEIITGGQTMNPSTEDIKNAIDRINAKHIFVLPNNGNIILAANQAKELSHKDITVIPTKTVPQGITAILAYNEDLNIEENTEVMTEAFQNVKTGQITYSVRDTQFNDITIKEGDILGIADGKITVVGSNIEDEAYKLLEGMVTEDDEIVTIFYGEDRTEDQAQALAERIEKIYEDIDVEVYYGGQPLYYYIFSIE; encoded by the coding sequence ATGTTTGTTCAAGGAGCAAGCGTTCTTGATGGGAATAAAAGTACAGTAGATGCATTAAATGTTTTTCCTGTGCCAGATGGAGATACAGGAACAAATATGTCCCTTACAATGAATGGGGCTGCAAAAGAAGTAAAAGAAGTAAGGATAAATACAATTGACTATATTGTAGAGGCTATAGCTAATGGGTCATTAATGGGAGCAAGAGGGAATTCAGGAGTGATTTTATCCCAATTATTTAGAGGGTTTGCTAAAGTTTGTAAAGGAAAAGAAGTATTAACTATTGTTGATTTAGCAGATGCTTTTAAAAGTGCTTCTGATACGGCATATAAGGCGGTTATGAAGCCAATAGAAGGTACCATATTGACAGTTGCAAGAGTTATTGGTGAAAAAGCTATAGAGCTATCAAAGGAAGAAATGTATATTGATGAATTTCTATATCAATTGATAGAATATGGGGAACAAGTTTTAAATAAGACTCCTGAAATGTTGGCTGTTTTAAAAGAAGCTGGAGTTGTTGATGCAGGAGGAAAAGGTTTAATTTTTATTTTTAATGGATTTTATGAAGCCATAACAGGGAAAGAAGTGATTATTGAAGAACCAACTATAGTTGATCTTGAAAAAGTAGAGGGGGAGGATATAAAGGATATTACCTTTGGTTATTGTACGGAGTTTATTATTAAAGGGGATCATGTAAACATTGAGAAATTTAAAGAAAAAATTGGTGGTTATGGAGATTGTATGTTAGTAGTAGGAGATGAAACTTTAGTTAAAGTACATATTCATACAAATCATCCAGGGATAGTTTTAGAGGAAGGATTAAAGTTAGGAGAACTTACTCGTCTAAAAATTGATAATATGAGACAGCAACATGAAAACAAGGTTTTTGAAGATGTTAATGAAGAGAATAATACAGAAATAAAAGAATTCGGAATGATTGCTGTCACAATGGGAGAAGGTCTAACAGATATATTTAAGGATTTAAATGTAGACGAAATTATTACAGGTGGACAAACTATGAATCCTAGTACAGAAGACATTAAAAATGCTATAGATCGTATAAATGCGAAACATATCTTTGTTCTTCCTAATAATGGAAATATCATATTAGCTGCAAATCAAGCAAAGGAGCTAAGCCATAAAGATATTACTGTTATTCCAACAAAAACAGTACCACAAGGAATTACAGCCATATTAGCTTATAATGAAGATTTGAATATAGAAGAGAATACAGAGGTTATGACAGAAGCATTCCAAAATGTGAAAACAGGGCAAATTACTTATTCTGTAAGAGATACACAATTTAATGATATTACAATTAAAGAAGGAGACATATTAGGAATTGCAGACGGAAAAATCACTGTAGTAGGTAGTAATATTGAGGACGAAGCATATAAGCTCCTAGAAGGAATGGTTACGGAAGATGATGAAATTGTAACTATTTTTTATGGAGAAGATCGTACGGAGGATCAAGCCCAAGCACTTGCTGAAAGAATTGAAAAAATATATGAAGATATTGATGTTGAAGTTTATTATGGAGGACAGCCTCTTTATTATTACATATTCTCTATTGAATAG
- a CDS encoding Asp23/Gls24 family envelope stress response protein, with product MGATLSNKLGNIFIDHEVLASIAGVAAMECYGLVGMAKKSKASGIVELLKRENQNKGVKVSSENDEIIIDLFVVVGFGTRISTVAQNIIDKVKYNIETITGLKVKQVNINIQGVRVEK from the coding sequence ATGGGGGCTACATTGAGTAACAAACTAGGAAATATTTTTATAGATCATGAGGTTTTAGCATCTATTGCAGGGGTAGCAGCAATGGAATGTTATGGGTTAGTAGGTATGGCAAAAAAATCAAAGGCTAGTGGCATAGTAGAGTTATTAAAACGTGAAAATCAAAATAAAGGTGTAAAAGTTTCTTCAGAGAATGATGAAATTATTATAGATCTTTTTGTTGTTGTAGGATTTGGAACAAGAATATCTACAGTTGCCCAAAATATTATTGATAAAGTAAAATATAATATAGAAACGATTACAGGATTAAAAGTAAAACAAGTAAATATTAATATACAAGGGGTTAGAGTTGAAAAGTAA
- the rpmB gene encoding 50S ribosomal protein L28: protein MSKACDVCGKGRISGNNVSHSNRHSRRVWGANIKKVKAIVDGSPKRISVCTRCLRSNKVERAI, encoded by the coding sequence ATGTCAAAAGCATGTGATGTATGTGGAAAAGGTAGAATTTCTGGTAATAATGTAAGTCACTCTAATCGTCATTCAAGAAGAGTTTGGGGTGCAAACATAAAAAAAGTTAAAGCTATTGTTGATGGTTCTCCAAAAAGAATCAGTGTATGTACTAGATGCCTACGTTCTAACAAGGTTGAAAGAGCTATATAG
- a CDS encoding thiamine diphosphokinase, producing the protein MKCVIIANGDINHYEGAIPLIEECNCIICADGGARHLFKMNILPHMIVGDLDSIDEDTKEYFEKENIALYKFPKKKDYTDMELAIEYALKKGATEIVFLGAIGSRMDHTIANITLLRPLAEKGIKAKIMNEHNEIMVIENSLEIEGEIGDTLSIIPLSEEVVGVTLKGLEYPLEDATIPMGSSIGISNRFMSTKAKINIKKGKLLVIKARD; encoded by the coding sequence ATGAAATGCGTAATTATAGCTAATGGAGACATTAATCATTATGAAGGGGCTATACCCTTGATAGAAGAATGTAATTGTATTATATGTGCAGATGGAGGGGCTAGACATTTATTTAAGATGAATATATTGCCTCATATGATTGTAGGAGATTTAGATTCAATTGATGAAGATACGAAAGAATATTTTGAAAAGGAAAATATTGCTCTATATAAATTTCCTAAAAAGAAAGATTATACAGATATGGAGTTGGCTATAGAGTATGCACTTAAAAAAGGTGCTACGGAAATTGTATTCTTAGGGGCTATAGGCAGTAGAATGGATCATACTATTGCTAATATCACTTTATTGAGGCCTTTAGCAGAAAAGGGAATCAAAGCAAAAATAATGAATGAACATAATGAAATAATGGTTATAGAGAATTCTTTGGAAATAGAAGGAGAAATAGGAGATACTTTATCTATTATTCCTTTGAGTGAAGAAGTTGTAGGAGTGACACTAAAGGGGCTTGAATATCCATTAGAGGATGCAACTATACCAATGGGTTCATCTATTGGGATAAGTAATAGATTTATGAGTACAAAAGCAAAAATAAACATTAAAAAAGGAAAGCTATTAGTAATAAAGGCTCGAGATTAA
- the rpe gene encoding ribulose-phosphate 3-epimerase yields MVKIAPSILSANFGSLLEDIKKVEDGGADLLHIDVMDGHFVPNITIGPLILNSIKGKTKLSFDVHLMIENPDQYIPEFVKHGADIITVHVEACPHLHRTIQNIKSHGVKAAVSLNPATSLHTIEHILEDIDMVLLMSVNPGFGGQKFIPSVLEKIKTLRKMIDEKGLNVDIEIDGGVKLDNAYDIVKAGANILVAGSAIFNAENIEETIKIFKEKTAL; encoded by the coding sequence ATGGTAAAAATAGCACCATCTATATTATCAGCAAATTTTGGAAGTTTATTAGAAGATATAAAAAAGGTAGAAGACGGAGGTGCGGATTTATTGCATATAGATGTAATGGATGGACATTTTGTTCCTAATATCACAATAGGACCGTTAATTCTTAACAGTATTAAAGGTAAAACAAAGCTTTCATTCGATGTGCATCTAATGATCGAAAATCCTGATCAATATATACCTGAATTCGTAAAACATGGAGCAGATATCATCACTGTTCATGTGGAAGCTTGTCCACATCTTCATCGAACGATCCAAAATATCAAAAGTCATGGTGTAAAAGCAGCTGTATCTTTAAATCCTGCTACATCCCTTCATACAATTGAGCATATATTAGAAGATATTGATATGGTTTTATTAATGTCTGTAAATCCTGGATTTGGAGGACAAAAATTTATCCCTTCTGTATTGGAGAAGATCAAGACTTTAAGAAAAATGATTGATGAAAAAGGGTTAAATGTGGACATTGAGATTGATGGAGGGGTTAAATTAGATAATGCTTATGATATAGTGAAAGCAGGAGCTAATATATTGGTTGCTGGTTCTGCAATTTTTAATGCAGAGAATATAGAGGAAACAATAAAAATCTTTAAAGAAAAAACTGCACTTTAG
- the rsgA gene encoding ribosome small subunit-dependent GTPase A produces MISGIITKGIGGFYYVKSQDTVYECRARGKFRKQKVTPLVGDRVKISVNKASNQGMVEEIIHRDMEFIRPPVANVNQAIIVFAAKKPDPHLMLLDRFLAMAENEDVDVVVCFNKMDLDEEYVIKLKNLYSAAGYPVISTSVKLGMGIDGFKEILKDKITVFAGPSGVGKSSLLNATQPNLSLKTGEISEKNKRGKHTTRHVELLELDFGGWVLDTPGFSSLNLDFIEEDELQYLFREFTPLIGKCKFTGCKHVNEPKCAVKDAVEENNISRSRYESYIQLLKEINQKRRY; encoded by the coding sequence ATGATTAGTGGCATTATTACAAAAGGAATTGGAGGATTTTATTACGTTAAATCACAGGATACTGTATATGAATGCCGTGCTAGAGGAAAATTTAGAAAACAAAAAGTAACACCTTTAGTGGGGGATCGGGTAAAAATTTCAGTTAATAAAGCTTCTAATCAAGGAATGGTGGAAGAAATAATCCATCGGGATATGGAATTTATTCGACCGCCAGTTGCCAATGTAAATCAAGCAATTATTGTTTTTGCAGCAAAAAAACCTGATCCTCATTTGATGCTTTTAGATAGATTTTTGGCTATGGCAGAAAATGAAGATGTTGATGTGGTTGTTTGTTTTAATAAAATGGATCTAGATGAAGAATATGTGATAAAATTAAAAAATCTTTATAGTGCTGCAGGATATCCAGTAATTAGTACAAGCGTAAAATTAGGAATGGGTATTGATGGTTTTAAAGAAATATTAAAAGATAAAATAACTGTTTTTGCAGGACCATCAGGAGTAGGAAAATCTTCTCTGTTAAATGCAACACAACCAAACCTTTCTTTAAAGACTGGAGAAATTAGTGAAAAGAATAAAAGGGGAAAGCATACAACAAGACATGTGGAGCTACTAGAATTAGATTTTGGAGGATGGGTATTAGATACACCAGGTTTTAGCTCTTTAAATTTGGACTTTATCGAAGAAGATGAATTACAGTATTTATTTAGAGAATTTACCCCTCTTATTGGTAAATGTAAATTTACAGGATGTAAACATGTAAATGAACCTAAATGTGCCGTAAAGGATGCTGTAGAAGAAAATAATATTAGTAGATCTAGATATGAAAGCTATATTCAATTATTGAAAGAGATCAATCAAAAGAGGAGGTACTAA
- the pknB gene encoding Stk1 family PASTA domain-containing Ser/Thr kinase: protein MIGKILGNRYEIIEKIGGGGMALVYKAKCKLLNRFVAVKILRPEFTSDEEFIHSFRKESQAAASLSHPNIVNIYDVGNDENDIYYIVMELVKGKTLKQFIKERGPLNPDKIINIAKQIALALQHAHNNHIVHRDIKPHNILITDDGRVKVTDFGIARAVTSSTVTNTGNVIGSVHYFSPEQARGGYIDEKSDLYSLGIVLYEMATGKVPFEGESPISIALKHIKEDITPPSLINPQIPQALEDIIIKATQKDQTKRYNSTKEICEDLEQALKQPAGSFVRFEEDDDSPTQVIPAIKDEELDMDDDYESSKRKKGNRRIVLSAIVTAFILALLFTGAVFYLKDKFFIPPKQVPKLVGISFEVAQKNLENLGFKAVKTGEKNSDEYEKGYVIGQEPAAGETRKAGYTVKLTVSKGPELVEVPSFKNKNINEISYMLDNADLEEGIVKYDYNSLPVGIIISQSPTAGEKVGKNTDVNFVVSQGPEIKMILMPNLVGEKIDKAKSTLQTSGLKWKIEERFDEKIEKDLVISQSFKAGSEVEENRTINLVVSKGPEEVTQPSEEDELQMKTVSFPLFYNEAKQEDFVLKIIKIQNGISTDVYSETQHKSDSGKRITIKGRDKATIEIYFDNELITRRQIDFETGKISDD, encoded by the coding sequence ATGATAGGAAAAATATTAGGAAATCGATATGAAATTATTGAAAAAATCGGTGGAGGTGGGATGGCTTTAGTATATAAGGCTAAATGTAAACTTTTAAACCGATTTGTTGCTGTAAAAATATTGAGGCCTGAATTTACAAGTGATGAAGAATTTATTCATTCTTTTAGAAAGGAGTCTCAAGCTGCTGCAAGTCTTTCTCATCCAAACATTGTGAATATCTATGATGTGGGAAATGATGAAAATGATATATATTATATTGTGATGGAATTAGTAAAGGGAAAAACCTTAAAGCAATTTATCAAAGAAAGAGGACCCCTTAATCCAGATAAAATCATAAATATTGCAAAACAAATTGCATTAGCACTGCAACATGCCCATAACAATCATATTGTTCATAGGGATATAAAGCCTCATAATATATTGATTACTGATGATGGAAGAGTAAAGGTTACAGATTTTGGGATTGCTAGGGCTGTTACATCTTCAACTGTTACCAATACAGGAAATGTAATTGGTTCAGTACATTATTTTTCTCCTGAACAAGCTAGGGGTGGGTATATTGATGAAAAATCTGATTTATATTCCCTTGGAATTGTTCTTTATGAAATGGCAACAGGAAAAGTTCCTTTTGAAGGGGAAAGTCCTATTTCTATTGCATTAAAGCATATTAAAGAAGATATAACACCTCCTTCTTTGATCAATCCACAAATTCCTCAAGCTCTAGAAGATATTATTATAAAGGCAACTCAAAAAGATCAGACTAAAAGATACAATAGTACGAAAGAGATTTGTGAAGATTTGGAACAAGCATTAAAACAGCCAGCAGGAAGTTTTGTAAGATTTGAAGAGGATGATGATAGTCCAACACAGGTTATTCCTGCTATAAAAGATGAGGAATTAGACATGGATGATGATTATGAAAGTTCAAAGAGAAAAAAAGGTAATCGTAGAATTGTTTTAAGCGCAATTGTAACAGCATTTATTTTAGCACTTCTTTTTACAGGAGCTGTGTTCTATTTAAAAGATAAGTTTTTTATTCCACCAAAACAGGTTCCAAAGTTAGTAGGTATATCCTTTGAAGTAGCACAAAAGAACTTAGAAAATCTTGGATTCAAGGCGGTAAAAACAGGTGAAAAGAATAGCGATGAGTATGAAAAGGGGTACGTAATTGGACAAGAACCAGCTGCTGGTGAAACTCGTAAAGCTGGATATACAGTAAAATTAACTGTTAGTAAAGGACCAGAATTAGTAGAGGTACCTAGTTTTAAAAATAAAAATATTAACGAGATTAGTTATATGTTAGATAATGCGGATCTTGAAGAAGGGATAGTAAAATATGATTATAATTCCTTACCTGTAGGGATCATTATTAGTCAAAGTCCAACGGCTGGTGAAAAAGTAGGCAAGAATACAGATGTAAATTTTGTTGTGAGTCAAGGGCCAGAGATAAAAATGATTTTAATGCCAAACCTAGTAGGTGAGAAAATTGATAAGGCTAAGAGTACCCTTCAGACTTCAGGATTAAAATGGAAAATTGAAGAGCGGTTTGACGAAAAAATTGAGAAAGATTTAGTTATTTCACAAAGCTTTAAGGCTGGAAGTGAAGTAGAAGAGAATAGGACGATCAACTTAGTTGTTAGTAAAGGTCCAGAAGAAGTAACTCAACCTTCTGAAGAAGATGAATTACAAATGAAGACTGTTTCTTTTCCATTGTTCTATAATGAAGCAAAACAAGAAGATTTTGTATTAAAGATTATAAAAATTCAAAATGGAATTTCAACAGATGTTTATAGTGAAACACAACATAAATCAGATAGTGGGAAAAGAATAACCATAAAAGGTAGAGATAAGGCTACTATCGAAATTTACTTTGATAATGAGCTGATAACAAGAAGGCAAATAGACTTTGAAACGGGGAAGATATCTGATGATTAG
- a CDS encoding Stp1/IreP family PP2C-type Ser/Thr phosphatase, producing the protein MEIGAYSHIGKVREINEDAYYIANGNLNLFIVADGMGGHNAGEVASNVAIQSIKDFMEDHTSEFFDEDEKTVCEILKRATLEANHNIFQRSKREIECHGMGTTLTVVLLLSKLYIAHVGDSRAYLMRKNKLSQITEDHSLVAELLKNGSITENEARIHPQRNMITRALGTEEDIMIDVFTLDLQDDDVILLCTDGLSNLIEVEEIKNVLVDANNMQKACEHLVSLANERGGHDNITVVAIKNR; encoded by the coding sequence ATGGAAATTGGAGCCTATTCTCATATTGGTAAGGTCAGGGAAATAAATGAGGATGCCTATTACATAGCAAATGGAAACTTAAATTTATTTATTGTTGCTGATGGTATGGGAGGACATAATGCTGGAGAGGTTGCTAGTAATGTGGCGATTCAGTCTATAAAAGATTTTATGGAGGATCATACAAGTGAGTTTTTTGATGAAGATGAAAAAACTGTTTGTGAAATTTTAAAGAGGGCAACTTTAGAAGCAAATCATAATATATTTCAAAGATCTAAAAGAGAAATTGAATGTCATGGTATGGGAACTACCTTAACGGTGGTGCTTTTATTATCAAAGTTATATATTGCACACGTTGGAGATAGTAGAGCCTATTTAATGCGCAAAAATAAATTATCACAAATTACTGAGGATCATTCTTTAGTAGCAGAGCTTTTAAAAAATGGAAGCATTACTGAAAATGAAGCAAGGATTCATCCTCAGAGGAATATGATTACACGTGCTCTAGGGACTGAAGAGGATATTATGATTGATGTGTTTACTTTAGATTTACAGGATGATGATGTGATTTTATTATGTACAGATGGATTATCCAATTTGATAGAGGTAGAAGAAATTAAAAATGTATTAGTAGATGCTAATAATATGCAAAAGGCTTGTGAACATTTGGTATCGTTAGCCAATGAAAGAGGCGGACATGACAATATTACGGTTGTGGCAATAAAGAATAGATAA
- the rsmB gene encoding 16S rRNA (cytosine(967)-C(5))-methyltransferase RsmB produces the protein MKNNARKYVLDILVDIEKNNAFSNIAINRALKGKDIPNLDRRFISELVYGVLENKIYLDFIIGTFSKMKMKKINVKVLNILRMGLYQIIYLDKIPEFAAVDESVKLVKKVDYRSSGFVNGILRSFLRNKKDIKVPTMKEDKIKHLSITYSHPEWLVEKWMKEFGQDFTINLLKANNETPKLSVRTNTLKVTKEELIESFIKEDVKVFPDTFVKEAIHISHLGNIENMEIYQKGFFQIQDESSMLVAHVLAPKPGEFVIDVCAAPGGKTTHIAQLMKNNGKILARDIYNHKLKLINDNAKRLGIGMIKTEVFDAKELDESLLGKADKVLVDAPCSGLGIIRRKPELKYNKKPQDIEEISKLQLEILKNASKYVKKDGVLVYSTCTIEKEENMDIIKKFIKEHNDFEMVDVNDTLPSNLKSEEKFLQLYPNTYKTDGFFICKLRRNNG, from the coding sequence ATGAAAAATAATGCTAGAAAATATGTTTTAGATATATTGGTAGACATAGAAAAGAATAATGCATTTTCAAATATTGCAATCAATAGAGCCTTAAAGGGAAAAGATATTCCCAATCTAGATAGAAGATTTATATCTGAACTGGTATATGGTGTTTTAGAAAATAAGATATATTTAGATTTTATCATTGGAACCTTTTCAAAAATGAAAATGAAAAAAATAAATGTAAAAGTTTTAAATATTCTTAGGATGGGATTATATCAAATTATATATCTTGATAAAATACCAGAATTTGCAGCTGTTGATGAAAGTGTAAAATTAGTAAAGAAAGTTGATTATAGATCTTCTGGTTTTGTAAATGGCATATTAAGAAGTTTTTTAAGAAATAAGAAGGATATAAAAGTACCAACTATGAAAGAGGATAAGATCAAACATCTTTCTATTACTTATTCCCATCCTGAATGGTTAGTAGAAAAGTGGATGAAAGAATTTGGACAAGATTTTACAATCAATTTATTAAAAGCCAATAATGAAACGCCTAAGCTTTCCGTTCGAACAAATACATTAAAGGTTACAAAGGAAGAGTTAATCGAAAGCTTTATCAAAGAAGATGTGAAAGTTTTTCCAGATACTTTTGTAAAAGAGGCTATACATATTAGTCATTTAGGAAATATTGAAAATATGGAAATTTATCAGAAAGGATTTTTTCAAATCCAAGATGAAAGTTCTATGCTAGTTGCTCATGTACTTGCTCCAAAACCAGGGGAATTTGTTATAGATGTATGTGCGGCTCCAGGAGGAAAAACCACACATATTGCTCAACTGATGAAAAATAATGGAAAAATATTAGCGAGAGATATATATAATCATAAACTAAAATTGATAAATGATAACGCCAAAAGATTAGGAATTGGTATGATCAAAACAGAAGTTTTTGATGCGAAAGAGTTGGATGAGTCTCTTTTAGGCAAAGCAGATAAAGTTCTTGTTGATGCACCCTGTTCAGGACTGGGAATCATAAGAAGAAAACCAGAATTGAAATATAATAAAAAACCACAAGATATAGAAGAAATTTCAAAGTTGCAGTTAGAAATATTAAAAAATGCTAGTAAATACGTAAAAAAAGATGGTGTTTTAGTGTATAGTACATGTACAATAGAAAAAGAAGAAAATATGGATATTATAAAAAAATTCATAAAAGAGCATAATGATTTTGAAATGGTAGATGTAAATGATACGTTGCCATCTAACTTAAAATCAGAAGAAAAATTTTTACAATTATATCCCAATACATATAAAACAGATGGTTTTTTTATATGTAAATTAAGAAGAAACAATGGATAA